One part of the Thermodesulfovibrio sp. 3462-1 genome encodes these proteins:
- the clpS gene encoding ATP-dependent Clp protease adapter ClpS: MEEKIFLEEQEEISIDAPDRYRVYLLNDDYTTMDFVVHVLMTIFDKSKVEATQIMLYVHRHGKGLAGIYPKEIAETKVAQVESLARANGFPLKCTIERDDQ; this comes from the coding sequence ATGGAAGAAAAAATTTTCCTCGAAGAACAAGAGGAAATCTCAATTGATGCTCCTGACCGTTACAGAGTTTATCTGCTGAATGATGATTACACAACAATGGATTTTGTTGTTCATGTGTTAATGACAATTTTTGACAAATCAAAAGTAGAAGCCACCCAAATTATGCTTTATGTTCACAGACACGGAAAAGGTCTTGCAGGAATTTATCCAAAGGAGATTGCTGAAACAAAGGTGGCTCAGGTGGAAAGCCTTGCAAGAGCTAATGGTTTTCCATTAAAATGCACTATAGAAAGAGATGATCAATAA
- the argJ gene encoding bifunctional glutamate N-acetyltransferase/amino-acid acetyltransferase ArgJ has product MDIVSPRGFLYSVAKAGIKYPDRYDIALIYSKKPAQVAGVFTTNQIKAAPVKICMRRIRSGQAQALILNSGNANACTGQNGIDNALKITNYLADRLNINKEHVLPLSTGVIGVPLPVEKIIKAVDELVSSLGNAQPAQVAEAIMTTDTFPKLTYRQIKEDTALTILGICKGAGMISPNMATMLCAILTDAKISSDLMKEALRDAVAQSFNSITVDGDMSTNDTVLMLANGESDIKIERKTTLWKQFKGALTDLCIELSKMIVKDGEGATKFITVNVKGAKTAQDAKRVARAVANSLLVKTAFYGCDPNWGRVIAAAGYSGVSLKEEKIEIYINDICLFAKGMPTIKEEDLKESLKQSEIEILINLNLGKGQAKIFTTDLSEEYVRINSAYRT; this is encoded by the coding sequence ATGGACATTGTTTCACCAAGAGGATTTCTCTATTCTGTTGCAAAGGCAGGGATTAAGTACCCAGACAGGTATGATATTGCATTAATTTATTCTAAGAAACCAGCACAGGTTGCAGGAGTCTTTACTACAAATCAAATTAAAGCAGCGCCAGTAAAAATATGTATGAGAAGAATACGCTCAGGACAGGCTCAGGCATTGATTTTAAACAGTGGAAATGCAAATGCCTGTACAGGGCAGAACGGGATAGACAATGCATTAAAAATAACTAATTATCTGGCAGACAGGCTTAATATCAATAAAGAACATGTTCTACCGCTTTCAACAGGAGTTATAGGAGTGCCTTTACCTGTTGAAAAAATCATTAAAGCAGTTGATGAACTTGTAAGCAGTCTTGGCAATGCTCAGCCAGCACAGGTTGCAGAAGCAATAATGACAACAGATACTTTTCCAAAGCTTACATACAGGCAAATTAAAGAGGATACTGCATTGACAATTCTTGGAATATGTAAGGGTGCTGGAATGATCTCTCCGAATATGGCAACAATGCTGTGCGCAATACTTACGGATGCAAAGATAAGTTCGGATTTGATGAAAGAGGCTTTAAGAGATGCTGTGGCACAGAGCTTTAACTCAATTACAGTTGACGGAGACATGTCAACAAATGATACGGTTTTAATGCTTGCAAATGGAGAATCTGATATAAAGATTGAAAGAAAAACCACTTTATGGAAGCAGTTTAAAGGAGCCCTTACTGATTTGTGCATTGAGCTTTCAAAAATGATAGTGAAGGATGGGGAAGGAGCAACAAAATTCATAACAGTTAATGTTAAAGGAGCTAAGACAGCTCAGGATGCAAAAAGAGTTGCCAGAGCTGTGGCAAATTCCCTTCTGGTTAAAACAGCCTTTTATGGATGTGATCCCAACTGGGGTAGAGTGATTGCTGCTGCGGGGTACTCTGGAGTTTCTTTAAAGGAAGAAAAAATTGAGATTTATATAAATGACATATGCCTTTTTGCTAAAGGAATGCCAACGATTAAAGAAGAAGATTTAAAAGAATCTTTAAAGCAGAGTGAGATTGAGATTTTGATAAATCTGAATCTTGGTAAAGGACAGGCAAAGATTTTTACAACAGATTTATCTGAGGAATATGTGCGAATAAACTCTGCCTATAGAACATAA
- the clpA gene encoding ATP-dependent Clp protease ATP-binding subunit ClpA codes for MINKDLQIIISATVEDAIERGHQYLTVEHLLYAILHDEFGMEIIKNCGGDPEQIKRNIERFFEEQVPKRKNKGQTYPTVSFQRVMERTLNHIKSAEKKEADAGDFLASLFLEEETYAVNLLKSYGITRIDILNYISHGSPKTRFGETVTKEEKRGDPLKTFTIELVEKARRGEIDPIIGRDSELERVIQVLSRRRKNNVILVGEPGVGKTAIVEGLALKIAHDKVPEHLKDVKIFALDMGSLLAGTKYRGDFEARMKTLINSLYKIKDCILFIDEIHTVVGAGSASGSTVDASNLLKPVLIEGKIRCIGATTYEEYRNYFEKDRALSRRFQKIDISEPSEEETIEILKGLKSHYEDYHGVIYTEEALCAAVHLSAKYITERFLPDKAIDVIDEAGAVVRLYHSDNPVVTEKVIEQTVAKIARIPSQEITSSEADRLKNLESGLKSVIFGQDEAIEVVSRVIKLAKAGLKEPQRPIGCFLFTGPTGVGKTELARQLANILGISFIRFDMSEYMEKHSVAKLIGAPPGYIGFEQGGLLTEQIRKNPHCVLLLDEIEKAHEDIFNVLLQVMDYGTLTDNTGRKADMRNVILIMTSNIGVREMERPVIGFGDRSSDQLRKSKEAVERLFSPEFRNRLDGIVTFNPLPEDIVLKIVDKFIKELNEQLASKNIFVEITEKTRKWIAQKGFDPKFGARPLQRIIQREIKVPLVEEILFGRLKQGGKVIVTLHEGSLSFEIDDGVFASS; via the coding sequence ATGATCAATAAGGATTTACAGATTATTATATCAGCCACTGTTGAAGATGCCATTGAGAGAGGCCATCAATATCTTACAGTTGAACATCTTCTTTATGCTATTCTTCATGATGAGTTTGGTATGGAGATAATTAAAAACTGTGGCGGCGATCCTGAACAGATTAAAAGAAATATTGAAAGATTTTTTGAAGAACAGGTTCCAAAAAGAAAAAATAAGGGTCAGACATATCCAACAGTGAGTTTCCAGAGAGTGATGGAAAGAACTCTCAATCATATAAAAAGTGCAGAAAAAAAAGAAGCTGATGCAGGAGATTTCCTTGCCTCCCTTTTTCTTGAGGAGGAAACCTACGCAGTAAACCTTCTTAAGTCATATGGAATTACAAGAATTGATATTTTGAATTATATTTCTCATGGTAGTCCTAAGACACGCTTTGGAGAAACTGTAACAAAAGAGGAAAAACGGGGAGATCCTCTTAAGACCTTTACAATAGAACTGGTTGAAAAGGCACGAAGAGGAGAAATTGACCCAATAATTGGTAGGGACAGTGAACTTGAAAGGGTTATCCAGGTTTTAAGCAGGAGAAGAAAAAATAATGTAATTCTGGTAGGCGAACCAGGGGTTGGAAAAACAGCAATTGTTGAAGGACTGGCGTTAAAGATTGCTCATGATAAAGTTCCAGAGCATCTTAAAGATGTTAAAATTTTTGCTCTTGACATGGGTTCATTGCTTGCAGGGACTAAATATAGGGGAGATTTTGAAGCAAGGATGAAGACTTTAATAAACTCTCTTTATAAAATCAAAGACTGCATACTTTTTATAGACGAGATTCATACTGTTGTTGGTGCTGGATCTGCAAGTGGAAGCACTGTTGATGCATCAAATCTTTTAAAGCCTGTTTTAATTGAAGGGAAAATCCGCTGTATTGGTGCTACAACTTATGAAGAATATAGAAACTATTTTGAAAAAGACAGGGCACTTTCAAGAAGATTTCAGAAAATAGACATCTCCGAGCCTTCTGAGGAAGAGACAATTGAAATTCTTAAAGGACTTAAATCCCATTATGAAGACTATCATGGAGTTATCTATACTGAAGAGGCTCTGTGTGCAGCAGTTCATCTTTCAGCGAAATATATAACAGAGAGATTTTTACCAGATAAAGCCATTGATGTTATTGATGAGGCAGGTGCTGTTGTGAGACTTTACCACAGCGATAATCCTGTTGTTACTGAAAAAGTAATTGAGCAGACAGTGGCAAAAATAGCAAGAATACCTTCTCAGGAGATAACATCAAGTGAGGCTGACAGACTTAAAAATCTTGAATCAGGATTAAAATCTGTAATTTTTGGGCAGGATGAAGCAATAGAAGTAGTTTCAAGAGTAATAAAACTTGCTAAGGCGGGTCTTAAAGAGCCTCAGAGACCAATAGGTTGCTTTCTGTTTACCGGTCCTACTGGAGTTGGAAAGACAGAACTTGCAAGACAGCTGGCAAACATACTGGGAATTAGTTTTATAAGATTTGATATGTCTGAATATATGGAGAAACATTCTGTTGCAAAGCTTATTGGAGCTCCTCCAGGATATATTGGATTTGAACAGGGTGGACTTCTTACTGAGCAGATAAGAAAAAATCCTCACTGCGTGCTTTTGCTTGATGAGATAGAAAAAGCTCATGAAGATATATTTAATGTGCTGCTTCAAGTAATGGACTATGGAACTCTCACGGACAACACAGGAAGAAAGGCAGATATGAGGAATGTCATTCTTATTATGACATCAAACATTGGTGTAAGAGAAATGGAAAGACCAGTAATTGGTTTTGGTGATAGAAGTTCTGATCAACTCAGAAAAAGTAAAGAAGCAGTTGAAAGACTTTTTAGCCCTGAATTTCGTAACAGACTTGATGGAATAGTTACCTTCAATCCTTTACCTGAAGATATTGTTTTAAAGATTGTGGACAAATTTATAAAGGAACTTAATGAACAGCTTGCATCAAAAAATATTTTCGTTGAAATTACAGAGAAAACGCGAAAATGGATTGCTCAAAAGGGTTTTGATCCAAAATTTGGAGCAAGACCCCTTCAAAGAATTATTCAAAGAGAAATAAAAGTGCCGCTTGTTGAAGAAATCTTATTTGGAAGACTTAAACAAGGTGGAAAAGTTATCGTAACTCTACATGAAGGAAGCCTTTCTTTTGAAATAGATGACGGTGTATTTGCTTCGTCGTGA